From the Acidilutibacter cellobiosedens genome, one window contains:
- a CDS encoding CCA tRNA nucleotidyltransferase: MDIKIPQYVKFILNRLEEEGYESYLVGGCIRDILMDKVPQDFDITTNALPEQIQSVFNNIKTIDVGKKFGTIIVLSEGHRVEVTTFRVEGSYSDGRRPDWVNFCTDIKKDLSRRDFTINALAYNKTEGIVDPFHGMEDLNNEIIQTVGDPEERFKEDYLRILRAIRFSCELKFKIERKTYLSGKKNADKIRDISMERIQKEFFKMLLSETPSTGIRLMEEMGVLKIIIPEIIPAIGFDQKNPHHDKDVYNHILCVLDNTPSVLSIRLAALFHDIGKPYTFTVDEKGIGHFYNHDKKGAEITEEILERFKCSKELTEEVRELVELHMKHGRNFGDKGLKRLIRRMGKEKIFSLFTLQKADKKCSSGDYEFEHIIQMENRTKEIIKNKEAFQLKDLDIDGRDLINLGYREGKVIGEILNYLLEEVMGNSKLNKKKSLIELVNRRYPLK, encoded by the coding sequence ATGGATATTAAAATACCTCAATATGTGAAATTTATATTAAACAGATTGGAAGAGGAAGGTTATGAATCATATCTGGTAGGAGGGTGCATAAGAGATATTCTTATGGATAAGGTTCCTCAAGATTTTGATATAACTACTAACGCTCTTCCCGAACAAATTCAGAGTGTTTTTAATAACATAAAAACTATAGATGTAGGGAAAAAATTCGGTACTATAATAGTTTTGTCGGAAGGACACCGGGTGGAAGTTACCACGTTTAGAGTGGAGGGGAGTTATTCCGATGGCAGAAGACCTGATTGGGTAAATTTTTGTACTGATATTAAAAAAGATCTTTCAAGAAGAGATTTCACAATAAATGCATTAGCATATAATAAAACAGAAGGAATAGTTGATCCCTTTCACGGAATGGAGGATTTGAATAATGAAATTATACAAACTGTGGGGGATCCTGAAGAGAGGTTTAAAGAAGATTATCTTAGAATATTAAGAGCTATAAGATTTTCTTGTGAGCTGAAATTTAAAATAGAAAGAAAAACTTATTTATCCGGGAAGAAAAACGCGGATAAAATTCGAGATATTAGCATGGAAAGGATACAGAAGGAATTTTTCAAAATGCTTCTTTCAGAGACTCCTTCAACCGGAATAAGGTTAATGGAAGAAATGGGAGTTCTTAAAATAATAATCCCCGAGATTATTCCTGCCATAGGATTTGACCAAAAAAATCCTCACCATGATAAAGATGTATATAACCACATTCTTTGCGTATTGGATAATACTCCTTCTGTACTCAGCATACGTTTGGCCGCACTTTTCCATGATATTGGGAAACCTTATACTTTTACTGTTGATGAAAAAGGAATAGGCCATTTTTATAATCACGATAAAAAGGGAGCGGAAATAACTGAAGAAATATTGGAAAGATTTAAATGTTCAAAAGAACTTACAGAAGAGGTAAGAGAGTTAGTAGAATTACATATGAAACACGGCAGAAATTTTGGAGATAAAGGATTAAAAAGACTTATAAGAAGAATGGGGAAAGAAAAAATATTTTCTTTATTTACCCTTCAAAAGGCAGATAAAAAGTGCAGCAGCGGAGATTATGAATTTGAACATATTATTCAAATGGAGAATCGTACCAAAGAAATAATTAAAAATAAAGAGGCGTTTCAATTAAAGGATTTAGATATAGATGGAAGAGATTTAATTAATTTAGGATATAGAGAAGGAAAAGTCATAGGAGAGATATTAAATTATTTATTGGAAGAAGTTATGGGGAATTCAAAATTGAATAAGAAGAAAAGTTTAATAGAATTGGTTAATAGAAGATATCCCCTGAAATAG
- the acpP gene encoding acyl carrier protein, with amino-acid sequence MNVFEKIRNIIAEQLEIDDSEEITLETSIMGDLDADSLDAVEVMMGIEDEFDIEIPDEDAEKFKNIGDIVNYVQSKIA; translated from the coding sequence ATGAATGTATTTGAAAAAATAAGGAATATTATTGCGGAACAACTTGAAATAGATGATTCGGAAGAAATAACCCTTGAAACTTCTATTATGGGAGATTTAGATGCAGACTCCTTGGATGCCGTTGAAGTAATGATGGGAATTGAAGATGAATTTGACATTGAGATTCCCGATGAAGATGCGGAAAAGTTTAAGAATATAGGAGATATTGTTAATTACGTGCAATCCAAAATAGCTTAA
- the glmS gene encoding glutamine--fructose-6-phosphate transaminase (isomerizing), with protein MCGIIGYIGDKEAQPILIQGLKRLEYRGYDSAGIAVIDKGKIDVFKCKGRIANLEEKIKFSKIHGNVGIAHTRWATHGEPSDINAHPHLNQKGNIAVVHNGIIENYLELRKKLAEKGYTFLSETDTEVIPSLIDYYYNGDLKEAVLTALKELKGSFALAIMSKDNPDEIIAVRRDSPLVIGIGKGENFIASDITAVINWTKDVIIIENSEVAVVKKDSLQLMDFDGNLIEREPFEVTWNVGESQKGGYEHFMLKEISEQPKALKDTISPRIDESGNIKLDEFPTNFDNVNKIYIIACGTAYHAGLVGKNLIEKYAKIPVSVDIASEFRYNNPFIDKNTFMIIISQSGETADTLAALRLGRKKGAKILSICNVVGSSIPRESDYCVYTWAGPEIAVASTKAYTTQVAVLAMISLYIGKLRKTISDDEYTKVLNEIKSFPQKAESVLKMESEIESISSYIVNQKDVFYIGRSIDYYVAMEGSLKLKEISYIHSEAIAAGELKHGTLALVEDGVPVIALATQNRLFDKTLSNIKEVKARGGYVIAIAKKGNKEIEKEADVVLYIPEIIDELTAPLSGILLQLLAYYAAKKKGCDIDKPRNLAKSVTVE; from the coding sequence ATGTGTGGAATAATAGGATATATAGGAGATAAGGAAGCTCAGCCCATATTGATTCAGGGGTTAAAAAGATTAGAATACAGAGGATATGATTCTGCCGGAATTGCAGTTATTGATAAAGGGAAAATAGACGTATTTAAATGTAAAGGCAGAATAGCAAACTTGGAAGAAAAAATCAAATTTAGCAAGATACATGGGAATGTAGGGATTGCTCATACAAGATGGGCAACTCACGGAGAACCTTCAGATATCAATGCTCATCCACATTTGAACCAAAAAGGAAATATTGCGGTGGTTCATAATGGGATTATAGAAAACTATCTGGAATTAAGGAAGAAATTAGCAGAAAAAGGATATACTTTTTTATCCGAAACTGATACGGAAGTTATACCGTCATTGATTGATTATTATTACAATGGGGATTTGAAAGAAGCTGTACTTACTGCTTTGAAAGAACTGAAAGGCTCTTTTGCTTTAGCTATCATGTCAAAGGATAATCCGGATGAAATAATAGCTGTGAGAAGGGACAGCCCATTAGTCATAGGAATAGGGAAAGGTGAAAACTTTATAGCTTCAGATATAACTGCTGTTATTAATTGGACTAAAGACGTTATAATAATAGAGAACAGTGAAGTGGCAGTAGTTAAGAAAGATTCTCTGCAGCTGATGGATTTTGACGGAAATTTAATTGAAAGAGAACCCTTTGAAGTGACATGGAATGTCGGAGAATCTCAAAAGGGCGGATATGAGCATTTTATGCTTAAAGAGATATCGGAGCAACCAAAGGCTCTTAAAGATACTATATCTCCGAGAATAGATGAAAGCGGAAATATAAAACTTGATGAATTTCCTACAAATTTTGATAATGTAAATAAAATTTATATTATAGCTTGTGGGACAGCCTATCATGCAGGATTAGTAGGGAAAAATCTTATAGAGAAATATGCAAAGATTCCTGTGTCGGTGGATATTGCTTCCGAGTTCAGATACAACAATCCGTTTATCGATAAAAATACTTTTATGATAATTATAAGCCAATCTGGAGAAACAGCAGATACATTGGCTGCCTTAAGACTTGGAAGAAAGAAAGGGGCAAAGATTCTTTCCATATGCAATGTAGTAGGAAGTTCTATTCCACGGGAATCCGATTATTGTGTGTATACATGGGCAGGTCCTGAGATTGCGGTAGCATCTACAAAGGCATATACTACTCAGGTAGCTGTTTTGGCTATGATTTCTCTTTATATAGGAAAATTAAGAAAAACCATCTCAGATGATGAATATACAAAAGTATTAAATGAAATAAAATCTTTTCCTCAAAAAGCTGAAAGTGTTTTGAAAATGGAATCTGAAATTGAAAGTATATCATCTTATATTGTGAATCAAAAAGATGTATTTTATATAGGAAGAAGTATAGATTATTATGTGGCAATGGAAGGTAGTTTGAAACTTAAGGAAATATCATACATACATTCTGAAGCCATAGCAGCGGGAGAATTAAAGCATGGTACCTTAGCGTTAGTTGAGGATGGAGTTCCCGTTATAGCATTGGCTACTCAGAATAGATTGTTTGATAAAACATTAAGCAATATAAAAGAAGTAAAAGCAAGAGGAGGATATGTAATAGCTATAGCTAAAAAGGGAAATAAGGAAATAGAAAAAGAAGCGGATGTCGTGTTATATATTCCGGAAATAATAGATGAGCTGACGGCTCCACTATCGGGAATATTGCTTCAACTGTTAGCTTATTATGCAGCAAAGAAAAAAGGCTGTGATATAGATAAACCAAGAAATTTGGCAAAATCCGTAACTGTAGAATAA
- the fabF gene encoding beta-ketoacyl-ACP synthase II — MRRVVITGIGPITPIGIGKEKYWNSLIEGKSGIGKITCFDAEDFSVKIAGQVDDFCPEDYMDKKQAKKMDRFAQFAVAGTEIAIKDSEMNLDKIDKKRVGIIIGSGVGGIQTFEKEHTKLLEKGPKRISPFFIPMMISNMAPGQVSMFFGFKGPSLDITTACSSGTHAIGESFRMIQNGTADIIITGGSEASVCPMAVAGFSSMRALSTRNEEPERASRPFDKNRDGFVVGEGAGLIVLEELEHALKRDAHIYGEIVGYGITSDAYHITEPEPDGEGAADAMRLALEDGKVDYKSVDYINAHGTSTYYNDKLETLAIKKVFKEHAHEISISSTKSMTGHLLGAAGGIEAIATVLTVEMGIIHPTVNYEFPDEECDLDYTPNKSKIRDVKYALSNSFGFGGHNGSILIKKFE, encoded by the coding sequence TTGAGAAGAGTAGTTATAACCGGTATTGGCCCTATAACTCCTATAGGCATAGGAAAAGAGAAATATTGGAATTCTTTAATAGAAGGGAAATCCGGTATTGGAAAAATTACATGTTTTGATGCTGAAGATTTTTCTGTTAAAATTGCAGGACAGGTAGATGATTTCTGTCCTGAAGACTACATGGATAAGAAGCAGGCCAAAAAAATGGACAGATTTGCCCAATTTGCAGTAGCAGGGACTGAGATTGCCATAAAAGACAGCGAAATGAATTTGGACAAAATTGATAAAAAAAGGGTTGGAATTATAATAGGTTCAGGGGTAGGAGGAATACAAACCTTTGAGAAAGAGCATACAAAATTGTTGGAAAAAGGTCCAAAAAGGATTAGTCCTTTTTTTATACCTATGATGATTTCTAACATGGCTCCGGGACAGGTATCAATGTTTTTTGGGTTCAAAGGACCTTCCCTTGATATTACTACAGCGTGTTCTTCCGGGACTCATGCAATAGGAGAGTCCTTTAGAATGATACAGAACGGTACAGCCGACATTATTATAACCGGCGGAAGTGAAGCATCCGTATGCCCTATGGCGGTAGCAGGGTTTTCTTCTATGAGAGCATTGTCCACAAGAAATGAAGAACCTGAAAGAGCAAGCAGGCCTTTTGACAAGAACAGAGACGGTTTTGTTGTAGGAGAAGGAGCAGGATTAATTGTACTGGAGGAACTGGAGCATGCGTTGAAAAGAGATGCTCATATATATGGAGAAATAGTAGGATATGGAATTACTTCAGATGCTTATCATATTACAGAACCGGAACCTGATGGAGAAGGGGCGGCAGATGCAATGAGACTGGCATTGGAGGACGGAAAAGTTGATTACAAATCCGTAGACTATATTAATGCTCATGGCACCAGTACTTATTATAATGACAAGTTGGAAACTTTAGCCATAAAGAAGGTATTTAAAGAGCATGCTCATGAAATCTCAATAAGTTCAACAAAATCTATGACAGGACATCTTTTGGGAGCAGCGGGAGGAATTGAAGCAATAGCTACTGTTTTGACTGTAGAAATGGGAATAATTCACCCCACCGTTAATTATGAGTTTCCTGATGAAGAATGTGATCTTGACTATACTCCCAATAAAAGCAAAATTAGAGATGTAAAATATGCCCTATCTAATTCTTTTGGTTTTGGTGGTCATAATGGATCAATACTTATAAAAAAATTTGAATAA
- the fabD gene encoding ACP S-malonyltransferase has translation MGKAAFIFPGQGAQYVGMGKDFYERFSVSREVFDEADESLNMGLSSLCFEGDEDELKKTENTQPAILTTSIAILRAVEKMGIDCDYTAGLSLGEYSSLVKAESISFSDAVKVVKKRGKYMQEAVPEGKGGMAAILGLDKEGVLKAIEESRQYGVVEVANYNSPEQIVISGEIRPLNVACDKAKKLGAKKAVILRVSAPFHCKLLEPAGEKLKDELKNIDIFPLKKEVIANVDAKPVKRESIIPNLIKQVSSPVLWTDTISFMLKEGTDTFVEMGPGKSLTGFVKRIAKYENVEVNAYNVSNIEEYNELCDFFNKRRY, from the coding sequence ATGGGGAAAGCTGCTTTTATATTTCCCGGGCAAGGAGCACAATATGTAGGAATGGGAAAAGATTTTTATGAAAGATTTTCTGTTTCCAGGGAAGTCTTTGACGAGGCAGATGAATCTCTCAATATGGGTTTAAGTTCTCTGTGTTTTGAGGGAGACGAAGATGAATTAAAAAAAACCGAAAATACTCAACCTGCTATTCTTACAACCAGCATTGCAATATTAAGAGCTGTAGAGAAAATGGGGATTGACTGTGATTATACAGCAGGTTTAAGCTTAGGAGAATATTCTTCTTTAGTAAAAGCCGAATCTATTAGTTTCTCAGATGCAGTAAAAGTTGTTAAAAAAAGAGGAAAGTATATGCAGGAAGCAGTTCCGGAAGGAAAGGGAGGCATGGCTGCAATATTGGGATTAGATAAAGAAGGTGTTCTTAAAGCAATTGAAGAATCAAGGCAGTATGGAGTAGTTGAAGTAGCTAATTATAACAGTCCTGAACAAATAGTTATTTCGGGAGAAATTCGCCCTTTGAATGTGGCGTGTGATAAGGCAAAAAAACTTGGAGCTAAAAAAGCTGTTATTTTGCGTGTAAGTGCACCTTTTCATTGCAAATTGCTGGAACCTGCCGGAGAAAAGTTAAAAGATGAATTAAAAAATATAGATATTTTCCCATTGAAAAAAGAAGTCATTGCTAATGTGGATGCAAAACCTGTTAAAAGAGAATCTATAATTCCAAATCTTATAAAACAGGTAAGCAGTCCGGTTTTGTGGACTGATACCATATCTTTTATGTTAAAAGAAGGAACAGATACTTTTGTAGAGATGGGACCTGGGAAAAGCTTGACAGGCTTTGTAAAGAGAATAGCAAAGTATGAAAATGTAGAGGTAAATGCTTATAATGTCAGTAATATAGAGGAATATAACGAATTGTGTGATTTTTTTAACAAAAGGAGGTATTAG
- the glmM gene encoding phosphoglucosamine mutase produces MGRLFGTDGVRGIANKDLTPELAFNIGRAGAYFLSNGKKGNIVVGRDTRKSGDMLEQALTAGILSVGLNVISVGIVPTPCVAYLTRKYNALSGVVISASHNPVEYNGIKFFNEKGYKLDDSIEEKIESIILDRGVIDLRPIAGDIGEKIVSENGARDYIDHLKKTIDTDLNGLKIAIDCGNGAVYDIALKLFTELNGDVVVINREPNGVNINVNCGSTNPAMIKKLVLKTKADIGLSYDGDADRLIAVDEKGNIVDGDHILAICGTRLKEEGKLKNNGIVGTVMTNMGLDVYLKSKGINIVKTKVGDRYVIEEMLKDGYVLGGEQSGHIIFLEYNTTGDGLLTSLQLIDTVKKTNKRLSELNNLMVNYPQVLVNAKVKNENKNRYLEDEVIKERIRNLEFEFNGEGRVVIRPSGTEPLVRVMIEGKDQNKIDKMATELADLIEKRLGEKVWGCQYN; encoded by the coding sequence ATGGGTAGATTGTTTGGAACTGATGGAGTAAGAGGAATAGCTAACAAGGATTTAACACCGGAACTTGCCTTTAATATTGGAAGAGCAGGGGCGTATTTTTTGTCTAACGGCAAAAAGGGTAATATTGTTGTTGGAAGAGATACGAGAAAATCCGGAGATATGTTGGAGCAAGCCTTGACAGCTGGGATATTGTCAGTCGGGCTGAATGTTATATCCGTAGGAATAGTCCCCACTCCTTGTGTTGCTTATCTTACAAGAAAGTATAATGCTTTAAGCGGAGTAGTTATTTCGGCATCCCATAACCCGGTAGAATACAATGGGATCAAATTTTTTAATGAAAAGGGATATAAACTTGATGATAGTATAGAAGAGAAAATAGAAAGCATAATTTTAGATAGGGGTGTCATAGATTTAAGGCCGATTGCAGGAGATATAGGAGAAAAAATAGTATCTGAGAATGGAGCAAGAGATTATATAGACCATTTGAAAAAAACAATAGATACTGATTTGAATGGGCTTAAAATTGCCATTGACTGCGGAAACGGAGCAGTATACGATATTGCCCTTAAACTTTTTACAGAATTAAACGGAGATGTGGTAGTCATAAATCGTGAGCCAAACGGAGTCAATATTAACGTGAATTGTGGGTCTACTAATCCTGCTATGATTAAAAAATTGGTTTTGAAAACAAAAGCTGATATAGGGCTTTCTTATGATGGAGATGCAGACAGATTGATAGCTGTAGATGAAAAAGGAAATATTGTAGATGGAGATCATATATTAGCTATATGCGGAACACGGCTTAAAGAGGAAGGAAAATTAAAAAATAACGGGATAGTAGGAACGGTTATGACAAATATGGGCTTGGATGTTTATTTAAAGAGCAAAGGAATAAATATTGTGAAAACTAAGGTTGGAGATAGGTATGTAATAGAGGAGATGTTGAAAGATGGGTATGTTCTTGGAGGAGAACAATCGGGTCATATAATATTTCTTGAATATAATACTACGGGAGACGGCCTTCTTACATCGCTGCAGTTAATTGATACCGTGAAAAAGACAAATAAAAGATTATCCGAGTTGAATAATTTGATGGTTAATTATCCTCAGGTGTTAGTTAATGCAAAGGTGAAAAATGAGAATAAGAATAGATACCTTGAAGATGAGGTTATAAAAGAAAGGATAAGAAATCTTGAGTTTGAATTTAACGGAGAGGGAAGAGTTGTCATCAGACCTTCAGGAACGGAACCTTTAGTCAGAGTAATGATAGAAGGAAAGGATCAGAATAAAATTGATAAAATGGCAACAGAATTAGCCGATTTGATTGAAAAAAGACTGGGAGAAAAAGTTTGGGGATGCCAATACAACTAA
- the fabK gene encoding enoyl-[acyl-carrier-protein] reductase FabK, producing MFNTRVCEILNIKYPIIQGGMAWVATHSLAGAVSNGGGLGIIAAGNAPKDVIREEIRKTKEITDKPFGVNIMLMSPSAEDIIELVCEERVPVVTTGAGNPGKYIRKFKEYGIKVLPVVPSVALAKRLEKEGVDALIAEGTEAGGHIGEQTTMCLVPQVIDAVDIPVIAAGGIADGRGFLAALSLGAEGIQMGTRFVCSTECSTHENYKEAILKAKDRDAIVTGRSTGYPVRVLKNKFAKEYLKLEKEGVPFEKLENLGVGRLRKAVVDGDIPNGSLMAGQIAGMIHDIKPCQGIIEDIVREAEEQLNMLLKRNGEE from the coding sequence TTGTTTAATACGAGAGTATGTGAAATTTTAAATATAAAATATCCTATTATACAGGGAGGAATGGCATGGGTTGCTACTCATAGTTTAGCAGGAGCGGTATCAAACGGAGGAGGACTTGGAATCATAGCGGCAGGGAACGCACCTAAGGATGTAATTCGTGAAGAGATAAGAAAAACTAAGGAAATAACGGACAAGCCATTTGGAGTTAATATAATGCTTATGTCTCCTTCTGCCGAGGATATAATAGAATTGGTTTGTGAAGAAAGAGTTCCTGTTGTGACCACCGGAGCAGGAAATCCGGGAAAATATATAAGAAAATTTAAAGAATATGGAATAAAAGTTTTACCTGTAGTTCCTTCGGTGGCTTTAGCTAAAAGGCTGGAAAAAGAGGGAGTAGATGCACTGATAGCGGAAGGTACGGAAGCAGGTGGGCATATTGGAGAACAGACTACTATGTGTCTTGTTCCCCAAGTAATAGATGCAGTAGATATTCCGGTAATTGCGGCGGGAGGAATAGCTGACGGAAGGGGATTTCTGGCAGCTTTAAGTTTAGGTGCCGAAGGTATCCAAATGGGAACAAGATTTGTATGTTCTACAGAATGCAGTACCCATGAAAATTATAAAGAAGCAATACTGAAAGCCAAGGACAGAGATGCTATAGTTACGGGAAGAAGTACAGGATATCCTGTAAGAGTATTGAAAAATAAATTTGCAAAGGAATATTTAAAACTTGAAAAAGAAGGGGTTCCCTTTGAAAAATTGGAAAATTTAGGCGTAGGTAGACTTAGAAAAGCAGTGGTTGATGGAGATATTCCAAACGGTTCTTTAATGGCCGGACAAATAGCGGGAATGATACATGATATAAAACCATGTCAAGGGATAATTGAAGACATAGTTAGAGAAGCTGAAGAACAGCTAAATATGTTATTAAAGAGAAATGGGGAGGAATAA
- a CDS encoding pyridoxamine 5'-phosphate oxidase family protein codes for MFREMRRKKQLLSKEETIEILKSCTSGVLGVIGDDGYPYTVPVSYALKDDKIFIHSAKEGHKIDSIKRNDKVSFCVIEKDEVIQKTFTTHFRSVSIFGRARILTDDSEKRYALESLIEKYSPDHIEEGQQEIERAWDRVCLIEVKIEYMTGKAAIEIVNGKK; via the coding sequence ATGTTCAGAGAAATGAGAAGGAAGAAACAGTTGTTATCCAAAGAAGAGACAATTGAGATTCTAAAGTCATGTACTTCTGGAGTTTTAGGTGTAATTGGCGACGATGGTTACCCGTATACCGTTCCAGTAAGTTACGCTTTAAAAGACGACAAAATATTCATTCATAGCGCAAAAGAGGGGCATAAGATTGACAGTATAAAAAGGAATGATAAGGTGTCATTTTGTGTAATAGAAAAAGATGAAGTAATACAAAAAACTTTTACTACTCATTTTAGAAGTGTTTCTATCTTTGGTAGAGCAAGGATTCTTACAGACGACTCTGAGAAACGATATGCTCTCGAAAGTTTAATTGAAAAATATTCGCCTGACCATATTGAAGAAGGACAGCAGGAAATCGAAAGAGCATGGGATAGAGTATGTTTAATTGAAGTCAAAATCGAATATATGACAGGTAAAGCGGCTATAGAAATTGTCAATGGTAAGAAGTAA
- the fabG gene encoding 3-oxoacyl-[acyl-carrier-protein] reductase, with the protein MTINGRNAVVTGGTRGIGRSIALGLARNGVNVAITYISNDDKAKEVIDEIKKFEVKGIAVKADISEEKDVKNMVELVLKQFDSVDILINNAGITKDGLLVRMKSEDWDSVINTNLRGTYLVTKAVSKSMIRQKSGIIVNIASVVGLTGNAGQSNYSASKAGIIGFTKTVAKELGGRGIRVNAVAPGFVKTDMTEILKDDVKKKMIDSIPLKRCAEPEDIANAVLFLCSREASYITGQVINVDGGMVM; encoded by the coding sequence TTGACTATTAATGGCAGAAATGCTGTAGTTACAGGAGGTACAAGAGGAATCGGAAGATCGATAGCTTTGGGACTTGCACGAAATGGCGTAAATGTGGCAATAACATATATCTCTAATGATGATAAAGCAAAGGAGGTGATAGATGAGATAAAGAAATTTGAAGTGAAAGGAATAGCTGTAAAAGCGGATATTTCAGAAGAGAAAGATGTAAAAAATATGGTTGAATTGGTACTAAAACAATTTGACTCTGTAGACATATTGATAAACAACGCAGGAATTACAAAAGATGGTCTTTTAGTGAGGATGAAATCGGAGGATTGGGATTCAGTTATCAATACTAACCTGAGAGGAACATATCTTGTTACAAAGGCGGTGTCAAAGAGCATGATACGACAAAAGTCTGGAATAATTGTAAATATTGCGTCTGTAGTTGGATTGACGGGTAATGCCGGACAAAGTAATTACAGTGCTTCTAAAGCCGGTATTATAGGTTTTACAAAAACTGTTGCGAAAGAATTGGGAGGCAGAGGAATAAGGGTTAATGCTGTCGCACCGGGATTTGTAAAAACGGATATGACTGAAATTTTAAAAGATGATGTGAAGAAAAAGATGATTGATTCAATACCTCTGAAAAGATGTGCCGAACCGGAAGACATTGCTAATGCAGTTTTGTTTCTGTGCAGTAGGGAAGCCAGCTATATTACCGGTCAGGTAATAAATGTGGATGGCGGAATGGTAATGTAA
- a CDS encoding class I SAM-dependent methyltransferase, with the protein MKQNKYDDDTFFNKYSNMDRSKNGLEGAGEWHELKNMLPDFKDKRVLDLGCGFGWHCRYAVENGARSVIGIDISQKMLSEAKSKTKCGNIEYICMPIEDIDFPEESFDVVISSLALHYIKSFEDVLDRVYKCLSRGGDFIFSVEHPIFTAQGPQDWYYDDKGNILHWPVDHYFTEGIRNAKFLGEEVIKYHRTLTTYLNSLIKIGFEITGVVEPKPAENMLNTVPGMRDELRRPMMLLVSARKKLY; encoded by the coding sequence ATGAAACAAAACAAATACGATGATGACACCTTTTTTAATAAATATAGTAATATGGATAGGTCGAAAAATGGTCTTGAAGGTGCGGGGGAGTGGCATGAACTGAAAAATATGCTGCCTGACTTCAAAGATAAAAGGGTTTTGGATTTAGGCTGCGGGTTTGGATGGCATTGTCGCTATGCTGTAGAGAACGGTGCCAGGTCAGTAATTGGAATTGATATTTCACAAAAAATGTTAAGTGAAGCAAAGAGTAAAACAAAGTGTGGAAATATCGAGTATATCTGTATGCCAATAGAAGACATAGATTTTCCTGAAGAATCCTTTGATGTTGTTATCAGTTCCCTGGCGCTTCACTATATTAAATCCTTTGAGGATGTTTTAGATAGAGTATATAAATGCCTTTCAAGGGGTGGAGATTTTATATTTTCTGTAGAGCATCCCATTTTTACTGCCCAAGGCCCTCAGGATTGGTATTATGATGATAAGGGCAATATTCTGCATTGGCCAGTTGACCATTATTTCACAGAAGGCATTCGCAATGCTAAATTTCTAGGTGAGGAAGTTATTAAATATCATCGGACACTTACTACATACTTAAACAGTCTCATAAAAATAGGCTTTGAAATAACAGGTGTTGTCGAACCAAAGCCTGCAGAAAATATGCTCAACACAGTACCTGGGATGCGGGATGAACTGCGCCGGCCGATGATGCTGCTTGTGTCAGCAAGAAAGAAGTTATATTAG